The sequence below is a genomic window from Bacteroidota bacterium.
CTCCAATTTCAAGCAAACGAACCAAAGATCCACGGTAGTTGTATATATTTATTTGAATTTCTGAATTTTTATCTAAACTATAATCAATTCTCACTTCATTGCATAATGGGTTTGGATAGGCTTTTAGATTGGCATTGTTTTTTATTTCTGTAATTACTGCAGGCTCTTGTGATAGTTTTAGAATAAATACATCTCTTTCTCCAATAGAAGAAAGATTAAATATTCCATTTCCCGGATTAAAATCAACCGAATCTATATAATACCCTGTTAAATAAACATTACCAGGAACATCGATAAAAATATCCCATGATCTATCAAATTGGTATCCTCCAATAGCTTGAGCCCAAACAAATTCTCCTAAAGGGTTAAGTTTCAATATGAAAATGTTTTCATATCCATTTGAACTAAGATAATATATTCCACTCCCTGGATCAAAATCAACTTCATTTTGAAAAAGCCCTGTAATATAAATGTGCTCACTATTGTCAATGCTTAAAGAATAGCCATATTCAGCAAGGCTTCCACCTATTTTTTTTGCCCAACTAAAGTTACCATAATAATCTAATTTCAAAACAAATATATCATGAACTCCATTTGAATTCATAAAATAAGTTCCATATCCAGGATCAAAATCAACTGTGTCATAGAAATATCCTGTTGTATATATATTATCTTCACTATCAACATCTATAGAATAGCCAAAATCATATGAGCTTCCACCAATTGCTTTGGCCCATTCAAAACTTCCCTCAGGATTTAATTTGGAAATAAAAATATCCTGACAACCAGAATAATTAAGATAAAATGTTTCATTTCCGGGATTAAAATCAACTGAATCTGTGAAAAAACCTGTTGTTAATACATTTCCTTTAGAGTCAACATCTATAGAATAGCCAAAATCATATGAGCTTCCTCCCATAGCTTTTGCCCATAAAAAATTTCCATAATGATCTAATTTTGAAATAAAAATATCATATCCGCCTGATGAGAGAAGATTATAAGTTTCTTCACTTGGGT
It includes:
- a CDS encoding T9SS type A sorting domain-containing protein; translation: MKKTIFTFLSIFWITINLFAQEPEFEWAVGLGGMYDDHGYSISVDKDGYVYSTGIFRGTTDFDPGIGIFNLTTNGNADIFVLKLDATGSFVWAKALGGCRSEYSYALDVDVVGNVYITGHFEETADFDPGIGTYNLISNGNDDVFVLKLDSNGDFVWAKSMGGISKDIGMAIVADIAGNVYTTGKFFDTADFNPSEETYNLLSSGGYDIFISKLDHYGNFLWAKAMGGSSYDFGYSIDVDSKGNVLTTGFFTDSVDFNPGNETFYLNYSGCQDIFISKLNPEGSFEWAKAIGGSSYDFGYSIDVDSEDNIYTTGYFYDTVDFDPGYGTYFMNSNGVHDIFVLKLDYYGNFSWAKKIGGSLAEYGYSLSIDNSEHIYITGLFQNEVDFDPGSGIYYLSSNGYENIFILKLNPLGEFVWAQAIGGYQFDRSWDIFIDVPGNVYLTGYYIDSVDFNPGNGIFNLSSIGERDVFILKLSQEPAVITEIKNNANLKAYPNPLCNEVRIDYSLDKNSEIQINIYNYRGSLVRLLEIGEKLAGNHSAFWDGTNSTGTKCATGIYIIKFETDETMHYQKVSLIE